A single Methylobacterium sp. 17Sr1-1 DNA region contains:
- the hisG gene encoding ATP phosphoribosyltransferase has translation MTDTTKAAPLDGPLDGPLVLAVPSKGRLQENAAAFFGRAGLTLAQTSGARDYRGRLKGVDGVEVRFLSASEIAGQLASGAAHLGITGEDLIRETLPDAAGQVELLTPLGFGQATVVVAVPQAWIDVRSMSDLDEVASDMRVRHGKRLRIATKYVNLTRRFFYEHGVADYRIVESLGATEGAPASGSAEIIVDITTTGATLAANALKILDDGVILRSEANLVASLAASWSETPRRAVQAVLGRISAEERARTTREVRAGMPVSGEIDLAGLAALHEAELPYGAPEGRGEIVLRCPADAVFGLADALVQAGAEAVSVRRIDYAFAAENPLVERLLGRL, from the coding sequence ATGACCGACACGACGAAAGCCGCTCCCCTCGACGGTCCTCTCGATGGCCCCCTTGTCCTGGCGGTGCCCTCGAAGGGCCGCCTGCAGGAGAACGCCGCCGCCTTCTTCGGCCGCGCCGGCCTGACCCTCGCCCAGACCAGCGGCGCCCGCGACTATCGCGGCCGTCTCAAGGGCGTGGACGGGGTCGAGGTGCGCTTCCTCTCGGCCTCCGAGATCGCCGGCCAGCTCGCGTCCGGTGCGGCGCATCTCGGCATCACCGGCGAGGATCTGATCCGCGAGACCCTGCCGGACGCCGCCGGCCAGGTCGAATTGCTGACGCCGCTGGGCTTCGGCCAGGCCACCGTGGTGGTGGCGGTGCCCCAGGCCTGGATCGACGTGCGCTCGATGAGCGACCTCGACGAGGTGGCGAGCGACATGCGGGTGCGCCATGGCAAGCGCCTGCGCATCGCCACCAAGTACGTCAACCTGACCCGCCGCTTCTTCTACGAGCACGGGGTCGCCGATTACCGCATCGTCGAGAGTCTGGGCGCCACGGAAGGCGCGCCGGCCTCCGGCAGCGCCGAGATCATCGTCGACATCACCACCACCGGCGCCACCCTCGCGGCGAACGCGCTGAAGATCCTCGACGACGGGGTGATCCTGCGCTCGGAGGCGAACCTCGTCGCCTCGCTCGCCGCGTCCTGGAGCGAGACCCCGCGGCGCGCGGTGCAGGCGGTGCTCGGCCGCATCAGCGCCGAGGAGCGGGCCCGTACCACCCGCGAGGTCCGCGCCGGCATGCCGGTCTCCGGCGAGATCGACCTCGCAGGCCTCGCCGCCCTGCACGAGGCCGAGCTGCCCTACGGCGCGCCGGAAGGGCGGGGGGAGATCGTGCTGCGCTGCCCCGCGGACGCGGTGTTCGGGCTTGCCGACGCGCTGGTCCAGGCCGGCGCTGAAGCCGTGAGCGTGCGGCGGATCGACTACGCCTTCGCGGCGGAGAACCCGCTGGTGGAAAGGTTGCTCGGGCGGCTGTGA
- a CDS encoding ATP phosphoribosyltransferase regulatory subunit, which yields MTGNGAAAPRPAAAHEALLALFEDRGYARVEPPVLQPVEPFLELSGEDIRRRIFITQDGAGAELCLRPEYTIPVGRHHRAVADGQAADYSYLGPVFRLRAAEPDEFHQAGIESIGRTDVPAADAEILGLALDGLDRLGHRDRQVRLGDMGLITALLDALNVQPAAKRRTLRAVASGRSLDEIAVPVSVDAAHAGLLSAIQGQDPQGVRAFVEDVLAIAGISRVGGRTAGEIAERFLAKAAAHAEGGAGLGARAREVMDSYLALTGDPDAAALAARDLARRAGLDDPRLEAALSLFEERNGFIAARGLPLERFVFTGSFARNLDYYTGFIFEVAQDGEKPVVGGGRYDGLLQHLGSADALPAVGCSFWLERLGGAR from the coding sequence ATGACGGGTAACGGAGCCGCGGCCCCCCGGCCGGCGGCGGCGCACGAGGCGCTCCTGGCGCTGTTCGAGGACCGGGGCTACGCGCGGGTCGAGCCGCCGGTGCTGCAGCCGGTGGAGCCCTTCCTGGAGCTGTCCGGCGAGGACATCCGCCGCCGCATCTTCATCACCCAGGACGGGGCCGGGGCGGAGCTCTGCCTGCGGCCCGAATACACGATTCCGGTCGGGCGCCATCACCGCGCCGTCGCCGACGGGCAGGCGGCCGATTACAGCTATCTCGGCCCGGTCTTCCGCCTGCGGGCGGCCGAGCCCGACGAGTTCCACCAGGCCGGCATCGAATCGATCGGCCGGACCGACGTGCCGGCGGCGGATGCCGAGATCCTCGGCCTCGCCCTCGACGGGCTCGACCGGCTCGGGCACCGCGACCGGCAGGTGCGCCTCGGCGACATGGGGCTGATCACCGCGCTCCTCGACGCGCTGAACGTCCAGCCGGCGGCCAAGCGCCGGACGCTGCGGGCGGTGGCCTCCGGCCGCTCCCTCGACGAGATCGCGGTGCCGGTCTCGGTCGACGCGGCCCATGCCGGCCTCCTCTCCGCCATCCAGGGCCAGGACCCGCAAGGGGTGCGCGCCTTCGTCGAGGACGTGCTCGCGATCGCCGGCATCAGCCGGGTCGGCGGCCGTACCGCCGGCGAGATCGCCGAGCGCTTCCTCGCCAAGGCGGCGGCGCATGCCGAGGGCGGCGCCGGCCTGGGCGCCCGCGCCCGCGAGGTGATGGATTCGTATCTCGCCCTCACGGGCGACCCCGATGCCGCGGCGCTTGCCGCCCGCGACCTCGCCCGCCGGGCCGGGCTCGACGATCCCCGGCTCGAGGCGGCGCTCTCCCTGTTCGAGGAGCGCAACGGCTTCATCGCCGCCCGCGGCCTGCCGCTCGAGCGCTTCGTGTTCACCGGCAGCTTCGCCCGCAACCTCGACTACTATACCGGCTTCATCTTCGAGGTCGCGCAGGACGGCGAGAAGCCGGTGGTCGGCGGCGGGCGCTACGACGGCCTGCTCCAGCATCTCGGCAGCGCGGATGCCCTGCCGGCGGTGGGCTGCTCCTTCTGGCTCGAACGCCTCGGGGGGGCGCGCTGA
- a CDS encoding transcriptional regulator: MARDIFERTLSALREAEAHAKGETPPGMIIHVPDTIDVAEIRRQTGKAQTAFAASIGVPVATLRQWEHHRRQPQGPARVLLALIEKNPRLVEDMLGQTE; encoded by the coding sequence ATGGCCAGAGACATCTTCGAGAGGACGTTGTCGGCCTTGAGAGAAGCGGAGGCTCACGCGAAAGGTGAAACGCCTCCGGGCATGATCATTCATGTTCCCGACACGATCGACGTCGCCGAAATCCGTCGTCAGACCGGAAAGGCACAGACGGCCTTCGCCGCAAGCATCGGGGTTCCGGTCGCGACGCTTCGGCAGTGGGAGCATCATCGGCGGCAGCCGCAGGGCCCTGCGCGCGTGCTGCTGGCCCTCATCGAGAAAAACCCGAGGTTGGTGGAGGACATGCTCGGCCAAACGGAGTGA
- the hisS gene encoding histidine--tRNA ligase has protein sequence MSKPAKAEKAATLKPRLPRGLVDRGPAEIAATNRMLDKIRESFELYGFEAVETPFIEYTEALGKFLPDLDRPNEGVFSFQDDDEAWLSLRYDLTAPLARYVAEHFDALPKPYRSYRAGYVFRNEKPGPGRFRQFMQFDADIVGAPTVAADAEICMMAADTLEKVGIGRGDYVVKVNNRKVLDGVMEAIGLGGDDQAGRRLTVLRAIDKLDRLGPDGVRLLLGPGRKDESGDFTKGAGLSDDAIERILRYVAFQAVPTEGGDRLAFWENFFGGWSEVVGESETGRQGIAELHTIMKLCEAAGYGHDRVRADPSVVRGLEYYTGPVFEAELTFPVVNEDGQTVRFGSVAGGGRYDGLVGRFRSEPVPATGFSVGVSRLFSALQVVRSPIVSGQAAPGPVVVLVLDREETAAYQALVAALRQAGIRSELYLGASGMKAQMKYADRRGAPCVVIQGSDERAKGEVQIKDLIEGAKAAEAIGSNAEWKAARPAQFSVPVDEMVARVREVLGRHYGG, from the coding sequence ATGTCCAAGCCCGCGAAGGCCGAGAAGGCCGCCACCCTCAAGCCCCGCCTGCCGCGCGGCCTCGTCGACCGCGGGCCGGCCGAGATCGCCGCCACCAACCGGATGCTGGACAAGATCCGCGAGAGCTTCGAGCTCTACGGCTTCGAGGCGGTGGAGACCCCGTTCATCGAGTACACCGAGGCACTGGGCAAATTCCTGCCCGACCTCGACCGGCCGAACGAGGGCGTGTTCTCGTTCCAGGACGACGACGAGGCCTGGCTGTCCCTGCGCTACGACCTGACGGCGCCGCTCGCCCGCTACGTCGCCGAGCATTTCGACGCGCTGCCCAAGCCCTATCGCAGCTACCGCGCCGGCTACGTGTTCCGCAACGAGAAGCCGGGCCCGGGCCGCTTCCGCCAGTTCATGCAGTTCGACGCCGACATCGTCGGCGCGCCCACCGTCGCGGCGGATGCGGAGATCTGCATGATGGCCGCCGATACCCTGGAGAAGGTCGGCATCGGCCGCGGCGACTACGTGGTGAAGGTCAACAACCGCAAGGTCCTCGACGGCGTGATGGAGGCGATCGGCCTCGGCGGCGACGACCAGGCCGGGCGGCGCCTCACCGTGCTGCGGGCGATCGACAAGCTCGACCGCCTCGGGCCCGACGGGGTGCGCCTGCTGCTCGGCCCCGGCCGCAAGGACGAGAGCGGCGACTTCACCAAGGGCGCCGGCCTCTCGGATGACGCGATCGAGCGCATCCTGCGCTACGTCGCGTTCCAGGCCGTCCCCACCGAGGGCGGCGACCGCCTCGCCTTCTGGGAAAACTTCTTCGGCGGCTGGAGCGAGGTGGTCGGAGAGTCCGAGACCGGGCGCCAGGGCATTGCCGAATTGCACACGATCATGAAGCTGTGCGAGGCGGCGGGCTACGGCCACGACCGGGTGCGGGCCGATCCGTCGGTGGTGCGCGGCCTCGAATATTATACCGGCCCGGTCTTCGAGGCCGAGCTGACTTTTCCCGTCGTCAACGAGGACGGCCAGACCGTGCGCTTCGGCTCGGTGGCCGGCGGCGGGCGCTATGACGGCCTCGTCGGCCGCTTCCGCTCCGAGCCGGTGCCGGCGACCGGGTTCTCGGTCGGCGTCTCGCGCCTGTTCTCCGCCCTCCAGGTGGTCCGCAGCCCGATCGTGTCGGGTCAGGCCGCCCCCGGCCCGGTCGTGGTCCTGGTGCTCGACCGCGAGGAGACTGCCGCCTACCAGGCCCTCGTCGCGGCCCTGCGCCAGGCCGGCATCCGCTCGGAGCTCTATCTCGGCGCCTCCGGCATGAAGGCCCAGATGAAGTACGCCGACCGCCGCGGCGCGCCGTGCGTCGTTATCCAGGGCAGCGACGAGCGGGCGAAGGGTGAAGTCCAGATCAAGGACCTGATCGAGGGCGCGAAAGCCGCCGAGGCGATCGGCAGCAACGCCGAGTGGAAGGCCGCCCGGCCGGCCCAGTTCTCGGTGCCGGTGGACGAGATGGTCGCGCGGGTGCGCGAGGTGCTGGGGCGGCATTACGGCGGGTGA
- a CDS encoding O-antigen ligase family protein, with product MATFVLPRRDLAAVPVLSLLRGFGHGLMAAFIFFACFAFSDTSPYDIVAIPTIVLWVLLGVRLYRGAVPVVLVLLVFVGATVVALMPYLDEDLSAIWTVQLCYLAITGIFFTLFFSDGTDRRVEAALKVYTASTLLSAVLGIGGYLELIGNEDLFAKYGRAAGTFQDPNVFGSFLTLGALYLMHNLLTGRARRPLLSGLGLGILLAGVFLSFSRGSWGGTLVVAGLMVLMVYRTSAPRLRRRIVLLAALTAGFGAVALVGLLSIGTVGETFAKRAAVTQDYDEGETGRFGNQLRGIGMLIEDPLGMGPLRWRRTFNLEPHNSYIGAFSNGGWVGGVAFVFLVLMTSRVGFRLMSQDTPYRRHAQIVFPALLMFFLQAMQIDIEKWRHVYMMLGIVWGLEAARVRWLATGEA from the coding sequence ATGGCCACGTTCGTCCTGCCGCGCCGCGATCTCGCCGCGGTGCCGGTCCTGTCGCTGCTGCGCGGCTTCGGCCATGGGCTGATGGCGGCGTTCATCTTCTTCGCCTGCTTCGCGTTCTCGGACACCTCGCCCTACGACATCGTGGCGATCCCGACGATCGTGCTCTGGGTCCTGCTCGGCGTGCGGCTCTATCGCGGCGCGGTGCCCGTCGTCCTGGTGCTGCTCGTCTTCGTCGGGGCCACGGTCGTCGCCCTGATGCCCTATCTCGACGAGGATCTCTCGGCGATCTGGACGGTGCAGCTCTGCTACCTCGCGATCACCGGCATCTTCTTCACGCTATTCTTCTCGGACGGTACCGACCGCCGGGTCGAGGCGGCGCTCAAGGTCTACACCGCCAGCACGCTGCTCAGCGCGGTGCTCGGGATCGGCGGCTACCTCGAGCTGATCGGCAACGAGGACCTGTTCGCCAAGTACGGCCGCGCCGCCGGCACCTTCCAGGACCCGAACGTGTTCGGCTCGTTCCTGACCCTCGGCGCGCTCTACCTGATGCACAACCTGCTCACCGGCCGCGCCCGGCGCCCGCTCCTGTCGGGCTTAGGGCTCGGCATCCTGCTCGCCGGCGTGTTCCTGTCCTTCTCCCGCGGCTCTTGGGGCGGCACCCTGGTGGTGGCCGGCCTGATGGTCCTGATGGTCTACCGCACGAGCGCGCCGCGTTTACGCCGCCGCATCGTGCTGCTGGCGGCGCTCACGGCGGGGTTCGGGGCGGTCGCCCTCGTCGGCCTGCTCTCGATCGGCACCGTCGGCGAGACCTTCGCCAAGCGCGCCGCCGTCACGCAGGATTACGACGAGGGCGAGACCGGCCGCTTCGGCAACCAGCTGCGCGGCATCGGCATGCTGATCGAGGACCCGCTCGGCATGGGGCCCCTGCGCTGGCGCCGGACCTTCAACCTCGAGCCGCACAATTCCTATATCGGCGCCTTCTCCAACGGCGGCTGGGTCGGCGGCGTCGCCTTCGTGTTCCTGGTGCTGATGACGAGCCGGGTGGGTTTCCGGCTGATGAGCCAGGACACGCCCTACCGGCGCCACGCCCAGATCGTGTTTCCGGCCCTGCTGATGTTCTTCCTCCAGGCGATGCAGATCGACATCGAGAAGTGGCGCCACGTCTACATGATGCTCGGCATCGTGTGGGGGCTGGAGGCGGCGCGGGTCAGGTGGCTGGCGACCGGGGAGGCGTGA
- a CDS encoding bile acid:sodium symporter family protein, with amino-acid sequence MLSRFRPDTFTLMIVGALILGSVLPVQDQAAEWLSVFANGMIALLFFLHGARIDRQTALAGLVHWRLHLVVFASTFVLFPILGLAAGLLSPTLLTPALAAGVLFLCVLPSTVQSSIAFTSVAGGNVPAAICSASASNILGMFITPLLVAVLLNTQGSHHEFDWGAVAKIMAQLLLPFALGQLLQPRLGPWLTRHKPLTMVVDRGSILLIVYIAFSHAVVTGLWSRTPLPALATMLVVDLVLLALVLAITTAASRLLGFSKEDEITIVFCGSKKSLASGVPMANVIFSGQDVGGILLPLMLFHQVQLMACAALARRYAARTQPVLAEEGPARAGVAPAAKLAAR; translated from the coding sequence ATGCTCTCGCGCTTTCGTCCCGACACCTTCACGCTGATGATCGTCGGCGCCCTGATCCTCGGCAGCGTGCTGCCGGTGCAGGATCAGGCCGCCGAGTGGCTCAGCGTCTTCGCCAACGGCATGATCGCGCTCCTGTTCTTCCTGCACGGCGCGCGCATCGACCGTCAGACGGCTTTGGCCGGGCTGGTGCATTGGCGCCTGCACCTCGTCGTCTTCGCCTCGACCTTCGTGCTGTTCCCGATCCTCGGCCTCGCCGCGGGCCTCCTGAGCCCGACCCTGCTGACCCCGGCGCTCGCCGCCGGCGTGCTCTTCCTCTGCGTGCTGCCTTCCACGGTGCAATCCTCGATCGCCTTCACGTCGGTGGCGGGGGGCAACGTGCCGGCGGCGATCTGCTCGGCCTCGGCCTCGAACATCCTCGGCATGTTCATCACCCCGCTCCTCGTCGCGGTGCTGCTGAACACCCAAGGGAGCCACCACGAGTTCGACTGGGGGGCGGTGGCTAAGATCATGGCGCAGCTGCTGCTGCCCTTCGCCCTCGGCCAGCTCTTGCAGCCGCGGCTCGGCCCGTGGCTGACCCGGCACAAGCCGCTGACCATGGTGGTCGATCGCGGCTCGATCCTCCTCATCGTCTACATCGCCTTCAGCCACGCGGTGGTGACGGGCCTGTGGAGCCGCACGCCCCTGCCGGCGCTGGCCACCATGCTGGTCGTCGACCTGGTGCTGCTCGCGCTGGTGCTCGCGATCACGACCGCGGCGAGCCGCCTCCTCGGCTTCTCGAAGGAGGACGAGATCACCATCGTGTTCTGCGGCTCGAAGAAGAGCCTCGCCTCCGGCGTGCCGATGGCGAACGTGATCTTCTCCGGCCAGGATGTCGGCGGCATCCTGCTGCCTCTGATGCTCTTTCACCAGGTCCAGCTGATGGCCTGCGCGGCGCTGGCCCGCCGCTACGCCGCGCGCACGCAGCCCGTGCTGGCCGAGGAGGGCCCGGCCCGGGCCGGCGTCGCACCCGCCGCGAAGCTCGCGGCGCGCTGA
- a CDS encoding LysR substrate-binding domain-containing protein yields the protein MTRLIDPVLLRTLAAVVRSRSFSRAAEQLGLGQSTVSQHVQRLEAQVGRRLVARDTHSVALTPEGETVLGFARTVLDAHERLERALAGGPVRGKVRFGASEDFVQSRLSEVLRDFREAYPSVDLELSVALTGFLHDALARGELDLVLGKRHVGETQGMLVRRDRLVWVGLPTALPERGEPVALASFPAPSITRAVALAALTQEGRAFRITCTCASLSGLRAAALAGVGLMAQPRSLIPDGLQELSHADLPRLADVEFVLSGPGLHREPSRALAHEILNADIWD from the coding sequence ATGACCCGCCTGATCGATCCCGTGCTGCTGCGCACCCTGGCGGCGGTGGTGCGCAGCCGCAGCTTCAGCCGGGCGGCCGAGCAGCTCGGCCTCGGCCAGTCGACGGTGAGCCAGCACGTCCAGCGCCTGGAGGCGCAGGTCGGGCGCCGCCTGGTCGCGCGCGACACCCATTCGGTCGCCCTCACCCCGGAGGGCGAGACGGTGCTCGGCTTCGCCCGCACGGTGCTCGACGCGCACGAGCGGCTGGAGCGGGCGCTCGCCGGGGGCCCGGTGCGCGGCAAGGTGCGGTTCGGCGCCTCGGAGGATTTCGTGCAGAGCCGGCTGTCGGAGGTGCTGCGCGACTTCCGCGAGGCCTATCCGTCGGTCGACCTCGAACTGAGCGTGGCGCTGACCGGATTCCTGCACGACGCGCTGGCGCGGGGCGAGCTCGACCTCGTTCTCGGCAAGCGCCATGTCGGCGAGACGCAAGGCATGCTGGTGCGGCGCGACCGGTTGGTCTGGGTCGGGCTCCCCACCGCCTTGCCGGAACGGGGCGAGCCGGTGGCGCTCGCCAGCTTTCCGGCCCCCAGCATCACCCGGGCGGTGGCGTTGGCGGCCCTCACCCAGGAGGGGCGGGCCTTCCGCATCACCTGCACCTGCGCCAGCCTCAGCGGCCTGCGCGCCGCAGCGCTCGCCGGCGTCGGCCTGATGGCGCAGCCGCGCAGCCTGATCCCGGACGGGTTGCAGGAACTCTCCCACGCCGACCTGCCGCGTCTCGCCGACGTCGAGTTTGTCCTGTCGGGCCCCGGCCTGCACCGCGAGCCGAGCCGGGCGCTGGCGCACGAGATCCTGAACGCGGACATCTGGGATTGA
- the mqo gene encoding malate dehydrogenase (quinone) — MRADDKTTSPAGISRRQILGGAAAGLAATALPESLALAQAADKVDVLLIGGGVMSATLGVWLNELEPGWSIRMLERLDTVAMESSNGWNNAGTGHSALAELNYTPEKKGKVEIAKAVEINEAFQVTRQFLAWQVKNGVLKDPKTFINYTPHMSFVWGDDNIEFLRKRYEALKASPLFAGMEFSTDPEQLKKWVPLMMEGRDPNQKVAATWSPLGTDVEWGEVTRQYVAHLRRQPRFRLDVSTEVQGIAKNADGSWRVTARNLKDGSRQAVDAKFVFIGAGGGALHLLQASGIPEGEDYAGFPVGGSFLINENPDVATLHLAKAYGKASVGSPPMSVPHLDTRVLGGKRVLLFGPFATFSTKFLKEGSYLDLLTSTTTSNVWPMMRVGLDEFPLVEYLAGQLMLSDDDRLAALRAYFPNAKKGEWRLWQAGQRVQIIKRDKDKGGVLKLGTEIVNAKDGSIAALLGASPGASTAAPIMLEVLQKVFAKNVATPEWQAKIRQIVPSYGQRLNDDPEKVAQEWAYTSEQLQLPAPPAIDRGQLKPTPVSDTVLNSSDTPVKAPVHDLAP; from the coding sequence ATGCGTGCCGACGACAAGACCACCTCTCCGGCCGGCATCAGCCGGCGCCAGATCCTCGGCGGCGCGGCCGCCGGCCTCGCGGCCACGGCGCTGCCCGAGTCGCTCGCCCTCGCGCAAGCCGCCGACAAGGTCGACGTGCTGCTGATCGGCGGCGGCGTGATGAGCGCGACGCTCGGCGTGTGGCTGAACGAGCTGGAGCCCGGCTGGTCGATCCGGATGCTCGAGCGCCTCGACACGGTGGCGATGGAGAGCTCGAACGGCTGGAACAACGCCGGCACGGGCCACTCGGCGCTCGCCGAGCTGAACTATACCCCTGAGAAGAAGGGCAAGGTCGAGATCGCCAAGGCGGTCGAGATCAACGAGGCGTTCCAGGTCACCCGCCAGTTCCTGGCCTGGCAGGTCAAGAACGGCGTGCTGAAGGACCCCAAGACCTTCATCAACTACACGCCCCACATGAGCTTCGTCTGGGGTGACGACAACATCGAGTTCCTCAGGAAGCGCTACGAGGCGCTGAAGGCGAGCCCGCTGTTCGCCGGGATGGAGTTCTCGACCGACCCCGAGCAGCTGAAGAAGTGGGTCCCCCTGATGATGGAGGGGCGCGACCCGAACCAGAAGGTCGCCGCCACCTGGTCGCCGCTCGGCACCGACGTCGAGTGGGGCGAGGTCACCCGCCAGTACGTCGCCCACCTCCGGCGCCAGCCGCGCTTCCGCCTCGACGTCTCGACCGAGGTCCAGGGCATCGCGAAGAACGCCGACGGCTCCTGGCGGGTCACCGCCCGCAACCTCAAGGACGGGTCGCGGCAGGCGGTCGACGCCAAGTTCGTGTTCATCGGCGCCGGCGGCGGCGCCCTGCACCTGCTCCAGGCCTCCGGCATCCCGGAGGGCGAGGACTATGCCGGCTTCCCCGTCGGCGGCTCGTTCCTGATCAACGAGAATCCGGACGTCGCGACGCTCCACCTCGCCAAGGCCTACGGCAAGGCCTCGGTCGGCTCGCCGCCGATGTCGGTGCCCCATCTCGACACCCGGGTGCTCGGCGGTAAGCGCGTCCTGCTGTTCGGCCCCTTCGCGACCTTCTCGACCAAGTTCCTGAAGGAGGGCTCGTATCTCGACCTGCTCACCTCGACCACGACCAGCAACGTCTGGCCGATGATGCGGGTCGGTCTCGACGAGTTCCCGCTGGTGGAATACCTCGCCGGCCAGCTGATGCTCTCCGACGACGACCGGCTGGCGGCGCTGCGGGCGTACTTCCCCAATGCCAAGAAGGGCGAGTGGCGCCTGTGGCAGGCCGGCCAGCGCGTGCAGATCATCAAGCGCGACAAGGACAAGGGCGGCGTTCTGAAGCTCGGCACCGAGATCGTCAACGCGAAGGACGGCAGCATCGCCGCGCTGCTCGGCGCCTCGCCGGGCGCCTCGACGGCGGCGCCGATCATGCTCGAGGTGCTCCAGAAGGTCTTCGCCAAGAACGTCGCCACGCCCGAGTGGCAGGCGAAGATCCGCCAGATCGTCCCGAGCTACGGCCAGCGCCTCAACGACGATCCGGAGAAGGTGGCCCAGGAATGGGCCTATACCAGCGAGCAGCTGCAGCTGCCGGCCCCGCCGGCGATCGACCGCGGCCAGCTGAAGCCGACGCCGGTGAGCGACACGGTGCTCAACAGCAGCGACACCCCGGTGAAGGCGCCGGTGCACGACCTGGCGCCGTGA
- a CDS encoding CYTH domain-containing protein, with translation MRYEVERKFLVAHAGWRERAVSRHRLTDGLVGEFAGGKVRVRLDDERAWLTVKGRREGLSRPEFEYEIPRDEAEDMLRLVCETCLIEKTRHCVPHGGLLWTVDEYGGALAGMVLAEIELEHEAQVVALPDWLGREVTADARFRQSTLLRLAREAGRPVTLTEVIAARL, from the coding sequence ATGCGGTACGAGGTCGAGCGGAAGTTCCTGGTCGCCCATGCGGGATGGCGCGAGCGGGCGGTGAGCCGGCACCGGCTCACGGACGGGCTCGTGGGTGAGTTCGCCGGCGGCAAGGTCCGGGTGCGGCTCGACGACGAGCGGGCCTGGCTCACCGTCAAGGGCCGGCGCGAGGGCCTGTCGCGGCCGGAATTCGAGTACGAGATCCCGCGCGACGAGGCCGAGGACATGCTGCGCCTCGTTTGCGAGACCTGCCTGATCGAGAAGACGCGCCACTGCGTGCCGCATGGCGGGCTGCTCTGGACCGTGGACGAGTATGGCGGCGCGCTCGCCGGCATGGTGCTCGCCGAGATCGAGCTGGAGCACGAGGCGCAGGTCGTCGCCCTGCCGGACTGGCTCGGCCGCGAGGTCACGGCCGATGCCCGCTTCCGCCAATCGACCCTGCTGCGGCTCGCCCGCGAGGCCGGCCGCCCGGTGACCCTGACCGAGGTGATCGCCGCGCGCCTGTGA
- the hutC gene encoding histidine utilization repressor — protein MTAHDPARPESRPISLHQQILSELQGHILSGRWPPGHRIPFEHELTAQFGCSRMTVNKVLTQLAAAGLIERRRKVGSFVRQPHSQSAVLEIPEIRSEVEALGLPYRFVLLQRRRRRSTRADRAALGLDAPAPVLALTGRHEAGPRPFCLEERLIHLAAVPEAEAQDFSAEPPGAWLVHHVPWSAAEHRIRARSADADLAAAMACPAGTPCLVVERRTWSAARPVTVVRLTYPGEAHELVARFAPSRN, from the coding sequence ATGACCGCCCACGATCCCGCCCGCCCCGAGTCCCGGCCGATCTCCCTACACCAGCAGATCCTGTCGGAGCTCCAGGGCCACATCCTGTCCGGCCGCTGGCCCCCCGGCCACCGCATCCCGTTCGAGCACGAACTGACGGCGCAGTTCGGCTGCTCGCGCATGACCGTCAACAAGGTGCTGACCCAGCTCGCCGCCGCCGGGCTGATCGAGCGGCGGCGCAAGGTCGGCTCCTTCGTGCGCCAGCCGCACTCGCAATCGGCGGTGCTGGAGATTCCGGAGATCCGCAGCGAGGTCGAGGCGCTCGGCCTGCCCTACCGCTTCGTCCTGCTCCAGCGGCGCCGCCGGCGCAGCACGCGAGCCGACCGCGCGGCGCTCGGGCTCGACGCGCCGGCCCCGGTCCTGGCCCTCACCGGCCGGCACGAGGCCGGGCCGCGGCCGTTCTGCCTGGAGGAGCGGCTGATCCACCTCGCGGCGGTGCCGGAGGCCGAGGCGCAGGACTTCTCCGCCGAGCCCCCGGGGGCGTGGCTCGTCCACCACGTGCCCTGGAGCGCGGCCGAGCACCGCATCCGCGCCCGAAGCGCCGATGCCGACCTCGCCGCCGCGATGGCCTGTCCGGCGGGCACGCCCTGCCTCGTCGTCGAGCGCCGCACCTGGAGCGCCGCGCGACCGGTCACCGTCGTGCGGCTGACCTATCCGGGCGAGGCGCACGAGCTCGTCGCCCGTTTCGCACCGTCACGGAACTGA